In a genomic window of Jeotgalibacillus aurantiacus:
- the sda gene encoding sporulation histidine kinase inhibitor Sda has product MNNLPLPLLIKALEEAIRLNLASDFIQMIEREISKRQAS; this is encoded by the coding sequence ATGAACAACCTTCCACTTCCCCTTCTGATCAAAGCACTTGAAGAAGCAATTCGACTGAACCTCGCTTCTGACTTCATCCAGATGATTGAGCGTGAAATCAGTAAGCGACAGGCAAGCTGA
- the yqeK gene encoding bis(5'-nucleosyl)-tetraphosphatase (symmetrical) YqeK produces the protein MNREEALSYVREILPAKRYIHTLGVVETAKALAESIGEDAEKAELAAALHDMAKYQSRDELKRIIVDQKLDMRLLDFHHELWHGPVAAHLAKTELGIESEEVLLAIRYHTTGRANMTKLEQIVYLADYIEPGRKFPGVEKVREIAYTDFDKAMRKAVKQSILFLIEKKQRVFPDSLDCYNDLMLQKEKLKYERN, from the coding sequence ATGAATCGTGAGGAAGCACTTTCTTATGTCCGTGAAATACTTCCTGCTAAGAGGTATATTCACACGCTGGGCGTAGTTGAAACGGCAAAAGCGCTGGCGGAATCAATCGGGGAGGATGCTGAAAAGGCAGAACTTGCTGCTGCGCTGCATGATATGGCGAAATATCAGAGCAGGGATGAATTGAAAAGGATCATTGTCGATCAGAAACTGGACATGCGCCTGCTTGATTTTCATCATGAGCTATGGCACGGTCCGGTAGCGGCACACCTGGCAAAAACGGAACTAGGCATTGAATCAGAAGAAGTGCTGCTTGCGATCCGTTACCATACGACCGGCAGAGCAAATATGACGAAGCTTGAACAAATCGTTTATTTGGCAGATTATATAGAACCCGGGAGAAAGTTTCCCGGCGTTGAAAAAGTAAGAGAGATAGCTTATACAGATTTTGATAAAGCGATGCGAAAAGCGGTAAAACAATCTATATTATTCCTGATTGAGAAAAAACAGCGTGTCTTTCCTGATTCGCTTGATTGTTATAACGACTTAATGCTGCAAAAGGAGAAGTTAAAATATGAAAGAAACTGA
- a CDS encoding nicotinate-nucleotide adenylyltransferase yields MQKKRIGLLGGSFDPVHIGHLIMANEAYQSLGLDEVRFMPNGAPPHKSLSGQATIMQRVEMVELAIANIPYFKMEYAEVHRKNKAYTYDTIMEIKENEPGHEWFFIIGGDMMDTLASWYRINDLKKHVQFIGFHRPGITPADDTDVRVIEGPSIHLSSTFIRDRIKSGQNCKFLLPSSVEAYISKEGLYES; encoded by the coding sequence ATGCAAAAAAAGAGGATTGGCCTGCTAGGGGGCTCATTTGATCCTGTTCATATTGGCCATTTGATCATGGCGAATGAAGCTTATCAATCTCTTGGACTCGATGAAGTGAGATTTATGCCAAACGGTGCGCCACCACATAAGTCATTGTCCGGACAGGCAACAATTATGCAAAGGGTCGAAATGGTGGAACTCGCAATTGCGAATATCCCGTATTTTAAAATGGAATATGCAGAGGTCCATCGTAAGAATAAAGCGTACACGTATGATACAATAATGGAAATAAAAGAAAACGAACCTGGTCATGAATGGTTTTTTATCATTGGTGGAGATATGATGGATACATTAGCATCTTGGTACAGAATAAACGATTTAAAAAAACACGTTCAGTTTATCGGGTTTCATCGTCCGGGCATCACTCCTGCTGATGATACTGATGTCAGGGTCATAGAAGGACCCTCCATTCATTTATCATCAACCTTTATACGTGACCGGATTAAATCCGGTCAAAACTGCAAATTTCTTCTTCCGTCTTCTGTAGAGGCGTATATCAGTAAGGAGGGGTTGTATGAATCGTGA
- the rsfS gene encoding ribosome silencing factor produces MKETELLALAYNAVDDKRAEDIITLNMQGISLIADYFMICHGNSDKQVQAIAREVKDRAEEAGFSVKRMEGYDEARWVLVDLGYVVVHVFHRDERDYYKLEKLWGDAPIEDMTSSLN; encoded by the coding sequence ATGAAAGAAACTGAACTGTTAGCCCTTGCCTACAACGCGGTTGATGACAAGCGGGCAGAAGATATTATTACATTAAACATGCAGGGGATTTCCCTGATTGCAGATTACTTTATGATCTGTCACGGTAACTCAGACAAGCAGGTACAGGCGATTGCGCGTGAAGTAAAGGATCGTGCAGAAGAAGCCGGTTTTTCAGTGAAGCGCATGGAAGGCTATGACGAAGCGCGCTGGGTGCTTGTGGATCTTGGCTACGTTGTTGTACACGTGTTCCATCGTGATGAGCGCGATTACTACAAGCTCGAGAAACTTTGGGGAGATGCTCCGATTGAAGATATGACGAGCAGCCTGAACTGA
- a CDS encoding YqeG family HAD IIIA-type phosphatase, with product MMIKLFLPNEYVDSVFEITPEKLKKQGIKAIITDLDNTLVEWDRKNATPKLIEWLENMQKHDILVTIVSNNNQLRVAAFSDPIGVPFIYHARKPMGRAFRRALRDMNVKKSETVVIGDQLLTDVLGGNLNKLYTILVVPVAKTDGFFTRINRLIERRLLNFFKRKKMIQWEDKK from the coding sequence ATGATGATAAAACTATTTTTACCGAATGAATACGTAGACAGCGTATTTGAAATAACACCGGAAAAACTGAAAAAACAGGGAATTAAAGCAATTATTACTGATCTTGATAATACGCTTGTTGAATGGGATCGTAAGAACGCTACTCCAAAACTGATTGAGTGGCTTGAAAATATGCAAAAGCATGATATTCTCGTGACCATTGTGTCTAATAATAATCAATTGAGAGTGGCAGCGTTCTCAGATCCGATTGGTGTACCGTTTATTTATCATGCCAGAAAACCGATGGGACGCGCCTTCAGACGTGCGCTGCGTGATATGAATGTAAAGAAATCAGAAACGGTTGTCATTGGTGATCAGCTTCTGACAGATGTTCTCGGCGGGAATCTGAATAAGCTGTATACGATTCTTGTTGTACCGGTTGCCAAAACAGACGGATTCTTTACAAGAATTAACCGTCTGATTGAAAGACGCCTTTTGAACTTTTTTAAGCGTAAAAAAATGATACAGTGGGAGGATAAAAAGTGA
- a CDS encoding DUF2536 family protein, protein MSFQLDMIKDKIEFFEASSLKELERAIQQQVENNQAILLRVHSVEHEVTKMGDGRLLYTACVHFKAE, encoded by the coding sequence ATGAGTTTTCAACTGGACATGATTAAAGATAAAATAGAGTTTTTTGAGGCTTCGAGTCTTAAGGAGCTGGAACGCGCCATTCAGCAGCAGGTTGAAAACAACCAGGCGATTCTGCTCCGGGTTCATTCCGTTGAACATGAAGTAACCAAAATGGGTGATGGACGATTACTCTATACAGCCTGCGTTCATTTCAAGGCCGAATAA
- the mtnN gene encoding 5'-methylthioadenosine/S-adenosylhomocysteine nucleosidase, translating to MKIGIIGAMEEEVELLRSNIEQAKTETIANSEFTSGWIDGKEVVLVKSGIGKVNAAMTTTILQERYQPDYILNTGSAGGFDPTLEVGDVVISTEVRHHDVDVTAFNYEYGQVPGMPVAFKAEDQLRQAARESAEEIGTVNTVDGLIATGDSFMNDPARVKALEDKFEGLQALEMEAAAIAQVAHQYGTPFVIIRSLSDIAGKESDLSFEQYLKKAAVNSANLILGIVKRIK from the coding sequence ATGAAAATCGGAATTATTGGTGCGATGGAAGAGGAAGTTGAACTTCTGAGATCAAATATTGAACAGGCAAAAACCGAAACCATTGCGAACAGTGAATTTACATCCGGATGGATCGATGGTAAAGAAGTTGTACTTGTAAAAAGCGGGATTGGAAAAGTTAATGCGGCAATGACAACCACGATTCTGCAGGAACGATATCAGCCTGACTACATATTAAATACAGGGTCTGCCGGCGGTTTTGATCCAACTCTTGAGGTTGGTGATGTTGTGATTTCCACCGAAGTGAGACACCATGATGTTGATGTAACCGCCTTTAATTATGAGTACGGACAGGTTCCGGGTATGCCTGTTGCTTTTAAGGCTGAAGATCAACTCAGACAGGCTGCACGTGAGAGCGCTGAAGAAATCGGGACTGTTAATACGGTTGACGGGCTTATCGCGACAGGAGATTCATTTATGAATGACCCTGCAAGAGTAAAAGCACTTGAAGATAAATTTGAAGGTCTCCAGGCACTTGAAATGGAGGCAGCGGCGATTGCCCAGGTCGCACATCAGTACGGAACACCTTTTGTCATTATCCGTTCCCTGTCTGATATTGCTGGGAAAGAGTCAGATCTGTCTTTTGAACAGTATTTGAAAAAAGCAGCTGTCAATTCAGCCAATCTGATTCTAGGAATCGTTAAAAGAATAAAGTGA
- the yhbY gene encoding ribosome assembly RNA-binding protein YhbY: MLTGKQKRFLRGEAHHLSPIFQIGKGGVNDNMVKQIGEALEARELIKISVLQNCEQDKDEAAAVIVKGARAELVQIIGNTIVVYKESRENKKIELPKKG; the protein is encoded by the coding sequence ATGCTTACAGGTAAACAAAAAAGATTTTTACGTGGTGAAGCACATCACCTATCACCTATTTTCCAAATTGGGAAAGGTGGCGTGAACGATAATATGGTAAAACAGATTGGTGAAGCATTAGAAGCAAGAGAACTTATTAAAATCAGTGTGCTCCAGAACTGTGAACAGGATAAGGATGAGGCTGCAGCTGTTATTGTGAAGGGAGCACGCGCCGAACTCGTTCAAATTATCGGAAATACGATTGTTGTGTATAAAGAGTCAAGAGAAAATAAGAAGATTGAGCTTCCGAAAAAAGGCTGA
- the yqeH gene encoding ribosome biogenesis GTPase YqeH, translated as MSDLHVTCIGCGVEIQTEDKEAIGYAPPSSLKREQIICQRCFKLKHYNEVQDVSLTDDDFLKILNGLGEVDALIVKVVDIVDFNGSFLKGLHRFVGKNPVLLIGNKSDILPKSLKPNKLINWMKYEAKQLGLKPVDVLLCSADKGHRIQEVLEAIDRERKGRDVYIVGCTNVGKSTLINRIIKEVTGENDVITTSQFPGTTLDMIEIPLDDGQAIIDTPGIINRDQMAHVINKQDLKIVMPRKELKPKVFQLKEEQTLFVAGLARFDFISGEKNSFTCYFSNELDIHRTKLENADNLYEKHVGDMLSPPRSEDLAAFPKLKRHEFMIKEAKTDIVFSGLGWITVNEAGAKVAAYVPEGVSAIVRKSLI; from the coding sequence GTGAGCGATTTACACGTGACGTGTATTGGGTGTGGTGTTGAGATCCAGACAGAGGATAAAGAGGCGATTGGCTATGCACCACCATCCAGTTTGAAAAGGGAGCAGATCATCTGTCAGCGCTGCTTCAAATTAAAGCACTATAATGAAGTGCAGGATGTTTCATTAACAGATGATGATTTCCTTAAGATTCTGAATGGACTCGGTGAAGTGGACGCGCTGATTGTTAAAGTTGTAGATATTGTAGACTTTAACGGCAGTTTCCTGAAAGGCCTGCACCGTTTTGTTGGAAAGAACCCTGTATTATTAATTGGAAACAAATCCGATATTCTTCCTAAGTCACTAAAGCCGAATAAGCTGATTAACTGGATGAAGTACGAAGCGAAGCAGCTCGGGCTGAAGCCGGTGGACGTGCTCTTATGCAGTGCCGATAAGGGACACCGTATTCAGGAAGTGTTGGAAGCGATTGATCGCGAGCGGAAAGGCCGTGACGTATATATTGTCGGCTGTACCAATGTAGGGAAATCCACGCTGATTAACCGGATCATCAAAGAGGTGACGGGGGAAAATGATGTGATTACGACCTCTCAATTCCCTGGAACGACACTTGATATGATTGAAATTCCTCTTGACGATGGTCAGGCAATTATTGATACACCGGGAATTATCAACCGCGACCAGATGGCGCATGTAATTAACAAGCAGGACTTGAAAATTGTCATGCCAAGAAAAGAATTAAAACCTAAAGTGTTTCAGTTAAAAGAAGAGCAGACACTTTTTGTTGCAGGTCTGGCAAGATTTGATTTTATCAGTGGAGAGAAAAATTCATTTACATGCTATTTTTCAAATGAACTGGATATCCACCGCACGAAGCTTGAAAATGCGGACAATCTTTACGAAAAGCATGTGGGAGACATGTTATCCCCTCCGCGCAGTGAGGATCTTGCAGCATTTCCGAAGCTGAAAAGACACGAGTTTATGATTAAGGAAGCGAAAACAGATATCGTGTTCTCAGGTCTTGGCTGGATAACAGTTAATGAAGCAGGAGCAAAGGTAGCTGCTTATGTCCCGGAAGGTGTAAGTGCGATCGTGCGTAAGTCATTAATCTGA
- a CDS encoding YrrS family protein, with translation MNKNSRSTIQSKKRKTNIIYNTSIAIVFGLILIVGSIIFFGGNENQAASEDEEKTIAEQVQENNGVADEQDSNDNEEQQEESESASLTAAESQEQEDNASEDEQTEEQAAAVEEKEKKEKEEKKKKKDEKPEEGEFKPIGTEQTGEHVSSYEEGTVDWNEKVKAAAYATGLDASTMTVWWMGNNGGPNLSYADVSGPDASSEEYRVHLEWIDGEGWKPVKVDEL, from the coding sequence ATGAACAAAAATTCCAGATCAACGATTCAAAGTAAAAAGAGGAAAACAAATATCATATATAATACCTCGATTGCGATTGTATTCGGACTTATTCTGATTGTAGGTTCCATTATATTCTTTGGGGGCAACGAGAATCAGGCTGCATCTGAAGACGAGGAAAAAACCATCGCTGAACAGGTTCAGGAAAACAACGGAGTAGCTGATGAACAGGATTCAAATGACAATGAAGAGCAGCAGGAAGAATCAGAATCAGCATCATTAACCGCTGCTGAATCACAGGAGCAGGAGGACAACGCTTCTGAAGATGAGCAGACTGAAGAGCAGGCTGCAGCGGTTGAAGAAAAGGAAAAGAAAGAAAAAGAAGAAAAGAAAAAGAAAAAAGATGAAAAGCCTGAAGAAGGTGAATTTAAGCCAATCGGTACTGAGCAGACAGGCGAACATGTATCTTCCTATGAAGAAGGCACTGTAGACTGGAATGAGAAGGTAAAAGCAGCTGCTTATGCAACCGGTCTAGACGCTTCTACCATGACAGTATGGTGGATGGGTAACAATGGAGGACCAAACCTTTCATATGCTGACGTATCAGGTCCTGATGCCTCTTCAGAAGAATACCGCGTCCACCTTGAGTGGATTGATGGTGAAGGTTGGAAGCCGGTTAAAGTTGACGAACTATAA
- a CDS encoding class I SAM-dependent methyltransferase, translating to MSYESFALVYDQLMADVPYDSWMAFLVEATGDQGHSAKRLLDVGCGTGEWTLKASEYGYDVTGIDLSSSMLTIAREKAEEAGLKVDFFEMNMTDVQGFEPFDRITIFCDSLNYLETEEEVQKTFANMAVLLKSGGYLLFDVHSIYKMNHLFIGQSYHDDTGEAAYIWDSFEGEYENSVEHELSFFIEEESGLYRRYDELHKQRTFTAEQYQQWLEEAGFQVKSISADFTMDAPEETSERIFFVCTKP from the coding sequence ATGTCTTATGAATCATTTGCCCTTGTCTATGACCAGCTGATGGCGGATGTACCTTACGATTCCTGGATGGCTTTCTTAGTTGAAGCAACAGGGGATCAGGGCCATTCTGCGAAAAGACTTCTTGATGTTGGTTGTGGAACAGGTGAGTGGACGTTAAAGGCTTCAGAATATGGCTATGACGTAACCGGCATCGATCTATCTTCATCCATGCTCACCATTGCGCGTGAAAAAGCGGAAGAAGCAGGGCTGAAGGTTGATTTTTTCGAAATGAATATGACAGACGTGCAGGGTTTTGAACCTTTTGACCGCATTACGATCTTTTGCGATTCACTCAATTATCTTGAGACAGAAGAAGAGGTTCAAAAAACTTTTGCCAATATGGCTGTTCTGTTAAAGAGCGGAGGTTATTTACTGTTCGATGTCCATTCGATTTATAAAATGAACCACTTGTTCATCGGTCAGTCCTATCATGATGACACAGGTGAAGCAGCTTACATCTGGGATTCTTTTGAAGGGGAATATGAAAACAGCGTGGAGCATGAACTGAGCTTTTTCATTGAGGAAGAATCAGGTCTGTACAGACGATATGATGAGCTTCACAAACAGCGTACATTTACTGCTGAGCAGTATCAACAATGGCTTGAAGAAGCCGGTTTTCAGGTGAAATCCATTTCAGCCGACTTCACGATGGATGCACCGGAAGAAACAAGCGAACGCATCTTCTTTGTATGTACCAAACCATAA
- a CDS encoding ComE operon protein 2: MERISWDQYFMAQSHLLALRSTCTRLAVGATIVRENRIIAGGYNGSIKGGTHCIDEGCYVIDNHCVRTIHAEINALLQCAKFGAATEGAHLYVTHFPCLQCSKAIIQAGIQKIYYATDYKNHPYAEELFEQAGVHIEHVPFDPSSIEALIRSSDQNEHIK, translated from the coding sequence ATGGAAAGAATTTCATGGGATCAGTATTTTATGGCTCAGAGTCATCTGCTTGCTTTAAGGAGTACTTGTACAAGACTGGCAGTTGGTGCAACCATCGTCAGGGAAAACCGGATTATTGCCGGAGGATATAACGGCTCGATAAAAGGCGGGACACATTGTATCGATGAGGGGTGTTATGTTATTGATAATCATTGTGTGCGCACGATTCACGCGGAAATCAATGCTTTGCTGCAATGTGCAAAGTTTGGTGCAGCGACTGAAGGAGCGCATTTGTACGTTACTCATTTCCCTTGTCTGCAGTGTTCAAAAGCGATTATTCAGGCGGGGATTCAGAAGATTTATTACGCAACGGATTATAAAAACCATCCTTACGCTGAAGAATTATTTGAGCAGGCGGGTGTACATATCGAACACGTTCCGTTCGACCCGAGCTCAATTGAAGCTTTAATCAGATCTTCAGATCAAAATGAGCATATAAAATGA
- the aroE gene encoding shikimate dehydrogenase, with amino-acid sequence MKLAVIGHPIKQSKSPFMHKIWLEELGISGSYEAKDILPESLAGEVEALLKGGYDGWNVTIPHKEAIIPLLDEVDEQASALGAVNTVIVKDGRLIGKNTDGTGFMKSLLLKRTAEDIARSRVLMIGAGGAAKGIAGALVPYQPKSFSIANRTPSKGERLLNSLVINGEKYALTIDEAEVQLDKFDIVINTTSVGMVPDTDQTPIDMTRVRRKSLAADIIYNPLQTAFLKQASEAGADTLNGVGMFVYQGATAFEEWTGKKPDAEKMIKRISETIGGS; translated from the coding sequence ATGAAGCTGGCCGTTATCGGACATCCTATTAAACAGTCAAAATCACCCTTTATGCATAAGATCTGGCTTGAAGAGCTCGGCATTTCCGGGAGCTATGAAGCGAAGGACATTCTGCCGGAATCACTTGCCGGGGAGGTTGAAGCGCTTTTGAAGGGTGGATATGACGGCTGGAACGTGACCATTCCGCATAAAGAAGCCATCATACCGTTACTGGATGAGGTTGATGAACAAGCATCTGCGCTTGGTGCCGTTAACACTGTTATTGTAAAGGATGGCAGACTGATTGGTAAAAACACTGATGGGACAGGCTTCATGAAATCTCTTTTATTAAAGAGAACTGCTGAAGACATTGCCCGTTCCAGGGTGTTAATGATCGGCGCAGGCGGTGCTGCCAAAGGGATTGCAGGAGCGCTTGTCCCTTATCAGCCCAAATCTTTCTCAATTGCAAACAGAACACCCTCAAAAGGTGAACGGCTTCTAAACAGTCTGGTCATCAATGGTGAAAAGTACGCTTTAACAATAGATGAAGCGGAAGTGCAATTAGATAAATTTGATATTGTAATCAATACAACGTCGGTCGGTATGGTCCCGGATACAGATCAAACCCCGATCGATATGACAAGAGTCAGAAGAAAAAGTCTGGCGGCAGATATTATTTATAACCCACTTCAAACAGCGTTTTTAAAACAGGCATCAGAAGCTGGTGCTGATACGCTGAACGGAGTGGGAATGTTTGTGTATCAAGGCGCAACCGCTTTTGAAGAGTGGACGGGGAAAAAACCGGATGCTGAAAAAATGATAAAAAGGATTTCAGAAACAATAGGAGGATCATAA
- a CDS encoding helix-hairpin-helix domain-containing protein: MKNWILTYRKQLLYTSPFILIILFILFINPSDQEPVPSPLTTQTMEQKPDPVTEQVETDTATESVTNEIHVDVKGQIKHPGVYRMKEGDRVIDLIAAAGGETASADMITVNLAQKLSDEMVIYIPVPGEQEFNIPDTVEKEQGKVNLNTADQAELETIPGVGPAKALAIIEFRESNGAFKEIEEIMNISGIGEKTFDKLKESITVK, translated from the coding sequence GTGAAAAATTGGATTTTAACTTACCGCAAACAGCTTCTTTATACTTCTCCTTTTATCCTCATCATCCTTTTTATTTTGTTTATCAATCCATCCGATCAGGAACCCGTTCCCTCACCACTTACTACACAAACAATGGAGCAAAAGCCTGACCCTGTAACTGAACAGGTTGAAACGGACACTGCCACTGAGAGCGTTACAAATGAAATTCATGTTGATGTTAAAGGCCAGATCAAACATCCCGGTGTTTATCGAATGAAAGAGGGGGACAGGGTCATTGATCTGATCGCTGCGGCAGGTGGTGAAACAGCTTCTGCAGATATGATAACAGTGAATCTTGCACAAAAACTTTCTGATGAAATGGTCATTTACATCCCGGTCCCGGGTGAGCAGGAGTTCAATATTCCGGATACTGTTGAAAAAGAACAGGGGAAAGTAAATCTGAATACAGCGGATCAGGCAGAGCTTGAGACCATTCCCGGAGTAGGACCAGCCAAAGCTTTAGCGATTATTGAGTTCAGGGAGTCGAATGGTGCATTTAAAGAAATCGAAGAAATTATGAACATTTCAGGCATTGGAGAGAAAACTTTTGATAAACTGAAAGAGTCAATTACCGTAAAATAA
- the sigK gene encoding RNA polymerase sporulation sigma factor SigK, whose product MMLATVCDLPALTGYFKQNAFPKPLGKEEEKEAIEKVLEGDQEARKLLIEHNLRLVAHIVKKFENTGESPEDLISIGTIGLIKAIESYSFEKGTKLATYAARCIENELLMFLRSLKKTKKDVSLNDPIGEDKDGNAISLIDILRGEDEALDDQLEQKMNEEKVRGLLQTLEDREIEVISARFGLSGQDEKTQREIAKELGISRSYVSRIEKRALMKLFHAFSQEELH is encoded by the coding sequence ATGATGCTTGCTACTGTATGCGATTTGCCTGCACTGACCGGATACTTCAAACAGAATGCTTTCCCCAAGCCGCTTGGTAAAGAGGAAGAAAAAGAGGCCATTGAAAAAGTGTTAGAAGGTGATCAGGAGGCACGAAAGCTTTTGATTGAACACAACCTAAGACTTGTGGCACATATTGTGAAAAAGTTTGAAAATACAGGGGAGTCTCCTGAAGATCTGATCTCGATCGGTACAATCGGACTCATTAAAGCAATTGAAAGTTACTCTTTCGAAAAAGGAACCAAACTGGCCACCTATGCTGCAAGATGTATTGAAAATGAACTTCTTATGTTTTTGCGCTCATTGAAAAAGACGAAAAAGGATGTTTCATTAAATGACCCGATCGGAGAAGATAAAGATGGTAATGCGATCAGTCTGATAGACATTTTGCGGGGTGAAGATGAGGCACTTGATGATCAGCTCGAACAGAAAATGAATGAAGAGAAGGTCCGCGGACTATTACAAACACTTGAAGACAGGGAAATTGAAGTGATCAGTGCACGCTTCGGGCTCAGTGGACAGGATGAAAAGACCCAGCGCGAAATCGCCAAAGAGCTCGGGATCTCCAGAAGCTATGTTTCCCGGATCGAAAAAAGAGCATTAATGAAGCTCTTCCATGCATTCTCACAGGAAGAGCTTCATTAA